The Chloroflexota bacterium nucleotide sequence TGAGACGGGAGAGAATCTGGATTATTGTCCCTTCCTGAGGAAGCTAAGACGGAGTAAGTATAGCTGTGCCATTTATGATACCAGGCCGAATATATGCGAGAGGTTCTGGTGTGAAGGAGCATACAGGATTGGGAAAAGAGGGGCTCCTTTATATACTCATAAGTCACTAATAGAAATTCGGAGCCTGAGGGCGATAGTCCCGGCCTGCGGGATGCCAGGAAATCAGTGATAGGGGATATAGATTCCCGGGGAGAACTGGGCGAAACCTTATGTCTACTTGACAGTTCTCTTGTGCGGGTAACGAATGCTGGACACGACCCAGGAAACCCAGTCCTCAATGCCCTGATGGGTGGTGCAGGAGACCTGGAATATCTGAGCTTTCTGGTTTATCCCTTTGAGTGCCTTTGAGAAGCCTTCCACATCAAATTTGGTGTATGGCAAAAGGTCGATCTTGTTTATCACTACAGCATCTGCGAGGTGGAACAGGAGGGGGTACTTGTAAATCTTGTCATCACCTTCGGGGACACT carries:
- a CDS encoding YkgJ family cysteine cluster protein produces the protein MRRAKTMDRKFRRIPECSACGRCCIEQGSGFTMMPDDYRRWKRQGRHDILRYIWQGEVPADYDGIWDVWIDWVDPETGENLDYCPFLRKLRRSKYSCAIYDTRPNICERFWCEGAYRIGKRGAPLYTHKSLIEIRSLRAIVPACGMPGNQ